Sequence from the Clostridium saccharobutylicum DSM 13864 genome:
TCGTTGGGGAAAGTGGTTCAGGAAAAACAACAATTGCAAAACTTTTAATGGGATTTTATAAATTAGAAGATGGAGAAATAATTATAAATAATTATAATATAAAAGACATAGATAAAAAAGTATTGAGAGATAAGGTTGGTTATATATCCCAGGATTCATTTTTCTTTTCTGGAACCATAAGAGAGAATTTGGAATTTGCTGATAAGGATATAACTTATGAAGATATGATTTGTGCTTGTGAGAAGGCACAAATACATGAGTATATAGAAAATTTACCTTTAAGATATGAAACAATTTTAGAAGAAAAGGGAATGAATTTATCTTGTGGGCAAAGACAAAGATTATCAATAGCTAGAGCTTTATTAAAAAAACCAGAAATATTAATAATGGATGAAGCAACATCTAATCTTGACTCCATCACAGAAAAAGCAATACAAAAGACGTTGGAAGAATGCTCGGGAAATTTAACTACAATAATGATAGCGCATAGGTTAAGTACAATTATGAAATGCAATATGATATATGTTATAGATAAAGGAAAGATAGTAGAAGCTGGTACGCACAAAGAATTATTAGAGAAAGAAGGCTATTATTACAACTTATGGAGTGTTCAAAGTATTGATAAATCAGATAAAATACTTGTAGATAATATATGAAGGTGGTACTGTAATGAAATATAAGATTGAAAATTTAGAAGAGATAACAGATGCCAAAGATATAATGAATGCTTATTTAAATTCATGTTCATATAAATTATTAAAATATATATTGTATATAGTAATGTCATTTTTGATTTGTATTATGGTTTGGTCTATATTTGCGAAAAAGACTATAGTAATCAGTGCACATGGAGAATTACATCCTAAAGATAATATTTGTAACATATATATTAAAAATACAAGTTTAGGAACTATAAAAGAAGGTGACAGAGTACAATTAGAAACTATACCTTTTTCAAAAAATGAATATGGAGTAATAACTTCTAAATTAGAAAATATAAGTGATGATATTGTAATAGATGAAAAATCAGGAGAAAAATATTATACAGCAGATTGTAAATTAGATACTAATATACTTGTTGATAAAAGAGGAAACAATGTAAATATAAGAAATGGAATGGAAGCTAATGTGAGCATAGTAACTTACGAGACATCATATTTCAAATATATATTAAAAAAGTTAATACAATAGCGTAAAGTTAGGCAAATATTAAAAAGTTATTTGTTAAAGTTAAATTGATTGTTTTATAATATCAAGACTAATAATTAGTTCATTATAGAAAAAAATATTAATATGTTAGTCAAGAATGCAATGAGTAATAACCAATATACATGTTATTACTCGTTTTTTTGTATAGATAATTAAGAGAAAAACTAAAGTTATGCATATATCATGGGAAGCAGATGTTATGAAATTGGTATATTTACTAAAAAGTTGAAGTTTTAAAACTTAGATACATTAACGCTTTAACAAGTTTATTTATATAAAATTGTTGAAGCGTATATATGTTAAAAAATTTAGAAATAATATATAATATAAAATTTGGTTATAAGTGTATAAAATTTCTATAAATTCAAATAATAATATTGCAACTAATCAATAGAGTTTTAAAGGAGGTTATATAACCAATGAAGGCAACAGGAATTGTTAGAAGAATTGATGATTTAGGAAGAGTAGTAATTCCAAAGGAAATAAGAAGAACTTTAAGAATAAGAGAAGGGGATCCACTTGAAATATTTACAGATAGAGATGGTGGGGTAATTTTAAAAAAATATTCTCCAATTGAAGAACTTACTGATTTTTCAAAGGAATATTGTGAAAGTTTACAACAAGTTATAGGTCACATTGTTTTAATAGCTGATAAGGATGCATTTGTTTCAGTTAGTGGAGTTCCTAAGAAAGAGTATATTGAAAGAAAAGTTAGCAGCGAATTAGAAAAAATAATGGATGAAAGAAAAACTGTATTATTAAATAAATCTGCAGGTACAGTAATACCATTACATAATGATGATGATGAAGCTTCTTATACAAGTCAAGTTATTGCACCAATTATAGCAGAAGGTGATGAAATTGGTGCTGTAATTATTCTTTCAAAAGAAGTTGATGTGGAACTTGGTGATGTTGAAACAAAACTTGTTGAAACAGCAGCAGCGTTTTTAGGTAAACAAATGGAACAATAATTTTATAGAATCGTAATACATAAATTTAAAATTTTTAATAACTAAAAGTCATAATACCTCTGAACTTACAATAATAATAATTAGTAACATGTAAGTTTGGAGGTGTTTTATGAGAAAACAATCCCTAATGAAAGCAAGTATAATTCTTGGGATCTCAGGCATATTAACTAGGTTTTTAGGTCTTTTTTTTAGGTGGCCACTAATAATGCTAATAGGAGATGAAGGAATAGGATATTATCAAATGTCTTATCCATTATATATGTTCTTTATAGCAATAGCGTCAGGAGTACCTGTTGCAATTTCTAAAATGATATCAGAAAAAAATGCAATTAATGATTTAAATGGTACATTTGAAGTTGTAAAAGAATCTGCTATGTTAATGATGATAATAGGGACAGGCACTACTTTATCATTATTCTTTTTTGCAAAACCTATAATATCGTTTTTAAAATGGGATGCAAAAGCTTATTACTCATTGATAGGTATATCTTTTGCACCTGTTATGATATCGTTCATGACTATATTTAGGGGATTTTTTCAAGGATTGCAAAATATGACGCCATCAGCTATATCGCAGATTATAGAACAGATGGGGAGAGTAGTTTTTGGAGTTGGACTTGCAGTATTTTTATTACCAAAGGGAATAGAATATTCTGCAGGGGGAGCTGCTTTTGGAGCAACGGCTGGAGCAGTGATTGGAAGTTCGTATTTATATTCGAAATATAGAAAAATTAAGAAATCTTATGGAATTAAAAAAGTTAAAAGTAATCCTGAAGTACTAAATAATATATTAAAAATTGCAATACCGATATCATTAGGTACAACTGTTGGATCAATTATGAATTTAATAGATTCGATTTTAGTTCCACAAAAGTTATTGCAAGCAGGATTTACTAATACACAATCTACGGTTTTATATGCCCAATTAACAGGAAAAGCTTCTGTAATTGTAAATGTTCCTTTAACTCTTTCAATGGCAATTTGCACATCGTTAATACCTATTATTGCTGAAAACTTTATACTAAAAAAGCAAAATGAATTAGAAAATAAAATAGATGCATCTATGAAGATGGCAGCAGTAATTGCAATACCATGTATGTTTGGTCTTTTCTTTTTAACTGAGCCAATAATGAAATTTATATTTCCAGGACGATTTGAGGGAATAGAAATATTAAAATATTTATCGTTGTCAATTCCATTTATAATAATTACTCAAACAACAACATCTATTTTACAAGGAACAGGAAATTATATAAGACCTGTAATCAATTTATTAACTGGATGTGTAGTTAAAGTTATATTGACATGTATGCTTGTTCCAATGGCAGTATTTAACATTTATGGGGCTGTTATAGCAAGCGTTGGAGCATATGTAGTAACAAGTATATTAAATTTAATAACTATGAAATTAATGTTAAAAGTAAAACTTAATTTATATCAAATAATAATAAAGCCAGCATATGCATCAACTATAATGATGTTAATAGTGTTAATGAGTTATAATATTATATATAGAAATACAATAAGTAATGGTATATCTTGCTTAATATCTATATTTTTAGGTATGATAGTATATATGATACTAGTAGTTGTATTTAAAATATTTAAAATTGAAGAGATAAGAGATAGATTTAGAAGAAGAATGTAAAAAGGAGAGAAACCTAATGATTAAAATAGTAGGATTAGGACCTGGAGCTAAAGAAGCACTAACTGTAGGAACAATAATTGAACTTGAAAATAATAAAAATATATTTTTGAGAACAGAAAAGCACCCAACAGTAGATTATTTGGAAGAAAAGAATATTAAATTTGGCACTTATGATAATGTTTATGAAAGTATGGATAGCTTTGATGAAGTATATTTATCCATAGCAAATGACTTAATAGAAAAGCATAAGAAGTTAGGTGATTTGGTTTATGCAGTACCAGGACATCCATTGGTTGCAGAAAAATCAGTATTTAATTTAATAAATTTATGCAAAAAAAATAACATAGAATATAAAGTTATGCCAGCAGTAAGTTTTATTGATGCTATGATGGAAGCACTTATGATTGATCCGATAGAGGGATTAAAGGTTATAGATGCATTTGATATAAATAATCAGGTTTTGGATAAGAGAATAGGAACTATAATTACTCAAGTT
This genomic interval carries:
- the spoVT gene encoding stage V sporulation protein T, which gives rise to MKATGIVRRIDDLGRVVIPKEIRRTLRIREGDPLEIFTDRDGGVILKKYSPIEELTDFSKEYCESLQQVIGHIVLIADKDAFVSVSGVPKKEYIERKVSSELEKIMDERKTVLLNKSAGTVIPLHNDDDEASYTSQVIAPIIAEGDEIGAVIILSKEVDVELGDVETKLVETAAAFLGKQMEQ
- a CDS encoding putative polysaccharide biosynthesis protein, giving the protein MRKQSLMKASIILGISGILTRFLGLFFRWPLIMLIGDEGIGYYQMSYPLYMFFIAIASGVPVAISKMISEKNAINDLNGTFEVVKESAMLMMIIGTGTTLSLFFFAKPIISFLKWDAKAYYSLIGISFAPVMISFMTIFRGFFQGLQNMTPSAISQIIEQMGRVVFGVGLAVFLLPKGIEYSAGGAAFGATAGAVIGSSYLYSKYRKIKKSYGIKKVKSNPEVLNNILKIAIPISLGTTVGSIMNLIDSILVPQKLLQAGFTNTQSTVLYAQLTGKASVIVNVPLTLSMAICTSLIPIIAENFILKKQNELENKIDASMKMAAVIAIPCMFGLFFLTEPIMKFIFPGRFEGIEILKYLSLSIPFIIITQTTTSILQGTGNYIRPVINLLTGCVVKVILTCMLVPMAVFNIYGAVIASVGAYVVTSILNLITMKLMLKVKLNLYQIIIKPAYASTIMMLIVLMSYNIIYRNTISNGISCLISIFLGMIVYMILVVVFKIFKIEEIRDRFRRRM